From one Bacteroidota bacterium genomic stretch:
- the era gene encoding GTPase Era, protein MSHKSGFVNIVGKPNVGKSTLLNALMGQDLSVVTPKAQTTRHRIKAILNSDEYQIVFSDTPGIMKPAYKLHEKMLHAVEETFTDADLILFVTEFGDRKLEEDLAVKLKNRHVPLFVLLNKVDKGNQEEVEAAVQLWKELLDPEVVLPVSALHNFHLDVLLNKILEVLPEGPAYFDKDEDISDRNTRFFVTEIIRGRILQQYQKEVPYSVEVIVTEYKESPEIDRIKVVIYCARESQKAILLGHGGAAIKKLGIDSRKKIEEFVGKQVYLETTVKVADDWRDNDKMLKRFGYE, encoded by the coding sequence ATGTCGCATAAATCCGGTTTCGTAAATATTGTTGGAAAGCCCAATGTGGGGAAGAGCACCTTGCTTAATGCATTGATGGGCCAAGACTTATCCGTGGTAACGCCCAAAGCGCAAACCACCCGGCACCGCATTAAGGCCATTCTGAATAGCGATGAGTACCAGATTGTTTTCTCGGATACTCCCGGAATTATGAAACCCGCTTATAAACTGCATGAGAAGATGTTACATGCTGTGGAGGAGACATTTACGGATGCCGATCTGATCCTTTTTGTGACCGAATTTGGCGACAGGAAATTGGAGGAGGATCTTGCCGTTAAGCTTAAAAACCGGCATGTGCCCTTGTTTGTGCTGCTGAATAAAGTAGACAAAGGCAATCAGGAAGAAGTAGAAGCCGCCGTTCAGCTCTGGAAGGAATTGCTGGATCCGGAAGTAGTGTTGCCCGTTTCTGCCTTGCATAATTTCCATCTGGATGTTTTGCTGAATAAAATACTGGAAGTGTTGCCGGAAGGTCCTGCCTATTTCGATAAGGATGAAGATATCAGCGATAGAAATACCAGGTTCTTCGTCACTGAAATTATCAGAGGGCGAATTCTTCAGCAGTACCAGAAGGAAGTTCCTTATTCTGTTGAAGTGATCGTGACTGAATACAAGGAAAGTCCGGAAATAGACCGTATCAAAGTGGTCATCTATTGTGCCCGTGAATCGCAAAAAGCAATTCTTCTCGGACATGGTGGCGCAGCCATCAAAAAGCTGGGAATAGATTCCAGAAAAAAGATTGAAGAGTTTGTAGGAAAACAAGTTTATCTCGAAACCACCGTCAAAGTAGCCGACGATTGGCGCGATAACGATAAAATGTTAAAACGTTTCGGGTACGAGTAA